The Variovorax sp. PMC12 genome segment ACGCTCACCGAACCCGACGAAGAATTGTTGGTGAACCACTGGATGCGCAGGAAGGCCCAGTCGGTGAAGAACTGCGCCGCCAGCGTGGCCACCGCAAGGTACAGGCCCTTGATGCGCAGGCTCGGAATGCCGAACAGCACGCCGATCACCGTGGCGCACAGGCCGCCCAGCAGCAGCGACGCGATGAGCGGCATGCCCTCGATGCGCACCTGGAAGTTGTAGGCCGCATAGGCGCCCACCGCCATGAAGGCGCCGGTGCCCAGCGAAATCTGGCCGCAGTAGCCCACCAGGATGTTCAGCCCCAGCGCCGCGAGCGAAAGAATCAGGAAGGGCGTGAGGATGGCGCGCATCCAGTAGTCGGACACGCCCAGCGGCACCACCACGAACGCCACGAGCAGCAGCACCAGGATCGCGATGCGGTCCTGCGCGATCGGGAAGATCTGCTGGTCGGCCCTGTAGCTCGACTTGAACTGGCCGTTTTCTCTGTAGAACATCGCTCAGACCCGATCGATGATCTTCTCGCCGAACAGCCCCTGGGGCCGGACGAGCAGGAAGACCAGTGCAAGAACATAGGCAAACCAGATCTCGATGCCGCCACCGAGCATGGGGCCGAGATAGATTTCGGACAGCTTCTCGCCCACCCCGATCAGCAGGCCGCCGATGATGGCGCCCGGTATCGAGGTGAGCCCGCCGAGGATCACCACCGGCAGCGCCTTCAGCGCCACCAGCGACAGCGAGAACTGCACGCCCAGCTTCGACCCCCAGATGATCCCGGCCACCAGCGCCGAGAAGCCGGCCACCGACCACACGATCACCCAGATGCGCTTGAGCGGAATGCCGATCGACTGAGCGGCCTGGTGGTCGTCGGCTACCGCGCGCAGGGCGCGGCCGGTGGCCGTCTTCTGGAAGAAGATGGCCAGCACCACCACCAGCCCGGCCGCCACCAGCGCGGCGATCAGGTCTTCCTGGCTCAGCAGCAGGCCGCCCTGGAAGGTGCCTTCGAGCACCATCAGCGGTTCCTTGGGCATGCCCACGTCGATCTTGTAGATGTCGTTGCCGAACAGCGTCTGGCCCATGCCGTCGAGGAAGTAGGCGATGCCCAGCGTGGCCATCAGCAGCGTGATGCCTTCCTGGTTCACCAGCTTGCTGAGCGCGAGCCGCTCGATCAGCCAGGCGACCACCACCATCACGGCCATGGCCGCGACGAAGGCCAGGATGTTCGCGAGGATCTGGCTCTGGAAGCCGAACCACAGCGGGAACCACTCGGAGAAGCGCGCCATGGCCAGCGCGGCGAACAGCACCATCGCGCCCTGCGCGAAGTTGAAGACGCCGGAGGCCTTGTAGATCAGCACGAAGCCGATGGCGATCAGCGAATAGAGCATGCCGACCATGAGGCCGCCGAAAAGGGTTTCGAGGAAAAAGCCCATGGTCAGTTTCTTTCTTGTTTTTCTCCCTCCCCTTTCGGGGGAGGGTTGGGGTGGGGACACGCGGCATATCCAATGGGCGCTCCGCGTGCCCCCATCCCAGCCTTCCCCCGGAGGGGGAAGGAGCAATGCTTCAGGGCGAGGCTCGGCATGGCGTCAGTGCTCCACACCCAGGTATGCCCGGATCACGTCATCGTTGTTGCGCACCTCATCGGGCGTCCCGTCGCCGATCTTCTTGCCGTAGTCCAGCACCACCACGCGGTCGGAGATGTCCATCACCACGCCCATGTCGTGCTCGATCAGCACGATGGTTGCGCCGAACTCGTCGTTCACGTCGAGGATGAAGCGGCTCATGTCCTGCTTCTCTTCCACGTTCATGCCGGCCATGGGCTCGTCCAGCAGCAGCACCTGCGGCTCCATCGCGAGCGCGCGGCCCAGGTCGACGCGCTTCTGCAGGCCGTAGGGCAGGCGGCCCACGGGCGTCTTGCGGTGCGCCTGGATCTCCAGGAAGTCGATGATGTGCTCGACGAACTCGCGGTGC includes the following:
- a CDS encoding branched-chain amino acid ABC transporter permease; its protein translation is MGFFLETLFGGLMVGMLYSLIAIGFVLIYKASGVFNFAQGAMVLFAALAMARFSEWFPLWFGFQSQILANILAFVAAMAVMVVVAWLIERLALSKLVNQEGITLLMATLGIAYFLDGMGQTLFGNDIYKIDVGMPKEPLMVLEGTFQGGLLLSQEDLIAALVAAGLVVVLAIFFQKTATGRALRAVADDHQAAQSIGIPLKRIWVIVWSVAGFSALVAGIIWGSKLGVQFSLSLVALKALPVVILGGLTSIPGAIIGGLLIGVGEKLSEIYLGPMLGGGIEIWFAYVLALVFLLVRPQGLFGEKIIDRV